Sequence from the Solea senegalensis isolate Sse05_10M linkage group LG1, IFAPA_SoseM_1, whole genome shotgun sequence genome:
TAAAAATcttgacaaaaataacaaatctgtACCACGCCACTGTTTGCCACCCTTTGGGTTACATAGCACAGTGGTTTGGCTCCTGaagggtggagctagacacaATACAGTCTATTCATTTGTCGAACCATCGCTTCCATGAGacagtgggggaaaaacacaaattgtgCTGCAGCcttctctcaaacaaagctCGTCTTCTTCTAGTGATAAACAGCCACAGGCCAAGAAGAAGGAACACAGAATGTTGGCTGTCCTTCATTGTTTACGGTGTTGCATTCTTCTTCATGGGATTATTTGGTGGGCTGCAATGTGTCAAAACGCTTTATATAGCGAACTCAGCTTTTACCACATGACCCACACatggtggaaacacaagccagaTCAGGGTTTAGAGTTCCAAACTGTGCTGTAGTGAGCTAAACCCACATCCATTAATTCTCAACAgggtaatgtgtgatattaAGACAGGCTACTGAGGAAACTTGAAAAAGTCCTAAGAGGACTAAATAGTTCAGTGATTAACCTAAATGTCATTATGCTAGACTTATCTTGACTTGGTTTGTTGTGTGGTATAATTGCTTTTGATGTGTTTTCAAAATCTTTCAGTGTTCATTCTACAACCTGAACCGTGTAGCAACATGAGaacatagagacagacagacacagacaaacttgTCTATGAGCGAGGACACAGGCCTCACATGCCACATGCCTTCCCTAGCCtattactctaaccttaaccatcacaacaaagtgcCCAATCCTAGAACACAATAAGGTTGAGTTTAggtttgtatattttttggacCTTAAAGATATAactacatgtacacacacagagtttggGTAATGGTTAAGTTCTGAGGATGTGTTATAACAACATGATGACCTTACATTTCCTTTGGTGTTACGGCCATTCTAGCTCGCACCATGTCCAGAGGATAtgtcaacatggctgctgtgGTCCCAGCCATCGCTCCAGCCAGTAACCTTGGGAGTGGAGGCAAGGCTCTAGAACAgtaaatgtacacacaaacatagatagatagattttgaTTGATCATCATGCTGTCTGATGTGCACCACCTGTAGATATGAGGTTAAACTTAAACAGCCATTTTCAGCTGATATATTGAGCCTGACACATCATATGAGTAAAATCTTACCAGTCAAttacagcaaacaaaaaaaatatgagcaCTCTGTATACTTCATATCTGTTGGTACTGGCATAAAATATAGTTAATCTATCCCCTGTCAGTGCACAGGCTTAACCCCAAATAAAGGTGTGTCTATTTTAAGTTTACGATATCCACTTACAGATATTCAAGGGATTTCAACAGAGCAAAATTGTTCCATGACCAACATCATATGCTGTAATCCTCAGATAGCTTACACCATAACCTTTGGTATAATTCATTACAACAACTCATCAAACACACTCTTGTCATTTGCTATTATTCTAGACACCCTGTGCCACACAGTGACAAATAGTAATGCAGGAGTAATTTAGGCTGGAACCATAAAAACCAATAAGATAAGGTAGAAATCATTTGACAGGGTTGTTGACAAATGAATCAGACTGTAACCTGTTTTATGTATTGCTACAATGTCAGAAACATCACTAGATAGCATTAGCCATTGGCTTGTCTATATGATGAAACCTCTAATAATAAAGTATGTTGCTATTGTTAAACAAACCTCAGCCCCAGTCACCAGCTCTAATTTCTAATTCTGCAATCATAGCTAAATAAAACAGCTCCTCTTCTCAGAGGTAAGCTTTGACAAAATGACATACAACACCCCACCCATCCCACCCCCCGCATGCTAGATGACAGGACTGGATCCTTAGGTATGTGATATATGAAACTCCAGCTGCCAAATAATCACCCACAGTGCTGGCTGATTATGTCGGTCGAGATGTCGCGaatcatactgtatgtaagaTTTACATGAAAACGTATCGTTGCATTCTCCtaattaataaaacatgcaaTTAAGTTAGCTACAAAATTCATCCCAAAATCAGAATAATTTtgcaattaattaatattttaaaaggtGATATACAttgcttaacacatttattagaccatgTGAAAACcaacaagaaaaataatgttttttaaatctttcaaaaacttgtttaaaacagTGAAGTCCTGAACCTGAAGGCACCTTTTTATAGTTTAATTTGAGCCGGCCCActgggcttctctgagaagtcataACATTCAACAACTTTTCAACAACcaatttttctgttcaggaatgcaagtaaataactataatttgacatcttaatcaagaaataatataGTGCTTTACCATATGTTTGTATAACAGTAAACTTGAAAGGTTGAGGATGAggattatattttagcattaaaaatatgatttcagttaaagagcttctacatgcTGGTGTATTAATAACCATTAATAAACTGCTAATTTAGGTAAGTCATTTCAGTATATTTGGTTCATGTTCACATCTCCATTGCTCACTCTGCTGGCATcgaatttgtgaaataaattaacCTTAATACAACCCTACATTATAGTCACAGACCACACctcgtgttttttgtttatcatgtgccttttgtcttcttcttcattaaCAATCTGTGGTGATCCCTGTCACCCAAGTGATTTGCAACAGACATGTGACCGAGTGTAGAGAACCTCCTAGGCACATTTACCTTGTTCTACACATTTCAAAATCTAGCCATATTATGCAACACTTACCTGCCCTGAAAGCCATAGTAGCTTCCCAGCAGCCTTTTGTACTGCTCGTGTGCACAGAACTGGATGGCGGCGTACGGTATGACACGCACCATGGTGGCAGAGTTCCCCCTCCACAGACTGTAGAAGCCATCCTTCCGGTATGTGCGGTATATCAACCTGTATGCCTCCTGTGTGAACACACGCAGAACATGCTCATACTTGGTTTGAACTAATGATAAACTATGCCTGTTAGTGGAATGAATTTAAGTGTAAGCAAGTTATATTCATCAGttattaaacataataataataattttttttaaaaatcaccgTTTCTCAAGGCAAACTCACCTTTGCAGAGAATCGTGCTGAggacactgaaacaaaaaaaaacatatgcacaaaataaatgacttcatTCAGTATagccaaaaacacaagtttagcgacttatatatacatatatatacatatatatatatatatatatatatatatatatatacctaatATTCCTGGGGGCAGGGTATTAGTTAAAACTTTTCTCTATGGTATAATATCTGACTTTGATACTGATTCCTGAAAGATACTTTTTGggaccatgaaaaaaaacaaaaaaatacattacacaTTAGCATAAAATTCTATTTTAGCTGACCTGAACATCTCCTTGCAGTTGATAACAGAGCAATTTTCTAGTCACACATTAACTGTCACTTAAGATCTTCATAACACACCTTTATTTATACACCAGTCTCTCAAAACtcaacacaggcacacacagaaacatagacacacaggcacattttAACTCTCCTAATCAATACCACAAAAGTATTAAAATTCAATACCGAGCACAAAGTTTGtacaatacaacaaaataataaagctCTATACCCAGCCCTAGCCAAGCATCCAACTTGCCTTGGAAGATGATTTTAGTCCTGTCCAGTGGGGCAACAGCTGTCTTGGCTACTGCTCCTGCTAAGGCCCCTGAAAAGAGTGAGTTGAGGATTGACCGGGTGGTGTGCTGCTGAGATGAAAGAATCACAATTTAGGTCACCAACACAGAAAAAGGGGATcgagtggggaaaaaaaagtagtgtTTGAGATGTGGTTAATCTTTAAACCAGATTTGCTGAGTAAGGCTaacaaaatattacaaacaGAAGGTTAGCTTTAATGAACCAACTATAAAGTCATGAGACTACAATGGTTTGAGGCAGTTGAGGAGCATCCAGACTGAATAAGTCCTGAGAGATCATTTGATCACCCAGTGAGACAAgtcatacaaaaacaaaaacactggccAACAAGCCATTATGTGTGTGGAGTGTTAGCTTACCTCTGACGGGCTGGAGGAAGCCACATGCAGCACCTCTCCCTGCTTAAGCGATGCCTGTTGTTCCTGGACTCCATTCCCCATTCCCTAGGACTACACACAGCAGTCACTGTGCACGCTCATGAAGTCAACCACTGGAGGGCAGCGATGCACAGTGCTGGagctgcagagcagagagagacaagccAGATAAGTTGTAAAAGGTTTATAATGAACATTTACAGCATTTAGGTGGCTAAATGTAGTTTTGATTCTTGTGACTTTCAGCCACTCTTTTGCATTCAGGAGTAACTTCATTGTGAGGTCATGTATAAAACCTGTTCTGTTCTAGTGGCAATTTTCTAATGATTTAATCAGCGTCACATTAGCATGTGATGACTGACAAAGGACAAttatcttgaaaaaaaacatgaatgcaaaACAGATGAATAGTAAATGGTTACCTAGAGAATAATAAAGTTACCTTTAACAAACTCCCACACCTCTGAGGACTGTGTGAGTagaactaaaaataataataataaaataaaatacaaaaacaccaTTGATGTCCCTCCCTTTTCAAAATACCAGATTATAGAATCACCTTTTCATTGTAGAAACTTGATAGTGTTCTCGCGTTGAGAATGGCTAGGGATTCATTTTGCAAGTTTCTCAGTGAGCTAATCATTTTTTTAGACAAATCATCTATTCATTTCACCTTCAACCCATCACTGACTTACTGGTCCACTGTCAAATACTACCCAAGTTTCACAGTCAATCATTGATCAGTCCAACTTGACTTTCAATcacaattacacaaaaaaaaatggagttGGACTGTGTACTGTTGTAGAAGCTACAATAAACATTATGAGCAATTAAGATACCACTTACTTTTTCACATAGATGTACAGAATTTACAATTACTGCAATAAAAATGGCACAAggaatcattatttattattaatttacacatatacatatatatacacatatatatatacacatatatatacacacacacacatatgtatatataatttattatatttatgcaCTACGCACCACCCAAAAAGtcgtagggctgcaactaatgattatatttataatcgattaatctgaatctattattttcttgtttaactgattagttgtttggtccataaaatatcacatttccattttgaaatgtttcccaAAACTCTAAATGACAATGTCCTCAAAATTCTTGATTTATCCACaatcaaaattattcagttttaatgatttctttgtcaaatagagcaaacaaaccagcaagtatttacatttaagaagcggaaaaatCAGAGAACGCGTTTGATTAAAAAACTCAAATCAATTaaattattatcaaaatagatcaATTAATTATTGATTACGATTTGCTgatttctgtccataaagaatttaacaatttacacatttaacacaatttacagtgttttcacttcatctttaaatatctgatgttttattattacaattttCAATATTACTGGATTTGGCCATATTGCCTAGCCCTAGAGTTTTCTAAAACTCTGTCTGACCcaatt
This genomic interval carries:
- the LOC122776945 gene encoding mitochondrial coenzyme A transporter SLC25A42-like isoform X2, with translation MGNGVQEQQASLKQGEVLHVASSSPSEHTTRSILNSLFSGALAGAVAKTAVAPLDRTKIIFQVSSARFSAKEAYRLIYRTYRKDGFYSLWRGNSATMVRVIPYAAIQFCAHEQYKRLLGSYYGFQGRALPPLPRLLAGAMAGTTAAMLTYPLDMVRARMAVTPKEMYSNILHVFVRISREEGLATLYRGFAPTILGVVPYAGLSFFTYETLKKLHAERSGRLQPYSYERLAFGACAGLIGQSASYPLDVVRRRMQTAGVTGHTYGTILGTMKEIVSEEGVVRGLYKGLSMNWVKGPIAVGISFTTFDLTQILLKKLHQMGYTAR
- the LOC122776945 gene encoding mitochondrial coenzyme A transporter SLC25A42-like isoform X1 encodes the protein MGNGVQEQQASLKQGEVLHVASSSPSEQHTTRSILNSLFSGALAGAVAKTAVAPLDRTKIIFQVSSARFSAKEAYRLIYRTYRKDGFYSLWRGNSATMVRVIPYAAIQFCAHEQYKRLLGSYYGFQGRALPPLPRLLAGAMAGTTAAMLTYPLDMVRARMAVTPKEMYSNILHVFVRISREEGLATLYRGFAPTILGVVPYAGLSFFTYETLKKLHAERSGRLQPYSYERLAFGACAGLIGQSASYPLDVVRRRMQTAGVTGHTYGTILGTMKEIVSEEGVVRGLYKGLSMNWVKGPIAVGISFTTFDLTQILLKKLHQMGYTAR